A segment of the bacterium genome:
GATCACGCCGATGAGCTCATCGCTGATCATGACGGGAGCCGAGATGGCTGTTTTCCGTTCATACCCGATGCTGCTCACCGGCGAAAAGGTGTCCTGGGAAGAGAAATCCTCCACGAGGAGCGGTTTCCTGTTCGCGGCTACCCAGCCGGCAAGGCCCTGGCCAAGCGGAACCGAGCGCTTCCCGGAAACTCTTCTTTCGGGCATCCCCTGGGAGTACTCCACGACCAGTTCACCCCTTTCCGCGTCCAGGAGAAGGAGGTGCCCGATCTCGGCCTGCAGAAGCTCTGCAGGGAGGGAGACGGCCATGCTGTAGATCTGCTTTTTATCATGTTCCATGCCCATCATGCGGCTTATCTGATTAAGAGCCGAGAGCCTGTTGATCGCCTCGTTGAGGCTGACGTTCATGGTTTCCAGATTTATATTGAGGGTTGAAACGGTGAGGTTGGCCTGGCGGGTTTCCTCCAGCTGTTTTACCAGCTCACGTGAGAGTTCCTCCTTTTCGAGGAGGTGAGCTATCTCCTGTTTCTCGAAGGTGGTCACGCGTGTCTGGAAACTCTCCAGTCCTTTCTGCTCGGAGAGGGACTTCTCGGATTGAGCGTAACGTTCGGCAATCCTGGACAGGATCGGGAAAAAAGTCGTTGGATAGGCGATCGGGCTTCCGGACCTGTCCTCACTGTCGGTGGCTTTGCCCAGTCGGCCCAGGAATATGAGGATGTAAAGAAGGCTCCCCCCCAGGGCGAGGACGGCGACAGCCAGAATTGCAAGGATCAGGTAGACGTTCATCTGTTTTTCACAATTATGACCTTCCGTTGCCGGCCGGCACTGTCAACGAGGGGCTAGCTGAAAGATTTCAATATTGTACTATTAGCAGAATAGTTCAAACCCTGCAATATGTGGGCGCAACACACCCTTCCATCCGCCCCATGTTGCG
Coding sequences within it:
- a CDS encoding HD domain-containing protein, with product MNVYLILAILAVAVLALGGSLLYILIFLGRLGKATDSEDRSGSPIAYPTTFFPILSRIAERYAQSEKSLSEQKGLESFQTRVTTFEKQEIAHLLEKEELSRELVKQLEETRQANLTVSTLNINLETMNVSLNEAINRLSALNQISRMMGMEHDKKQIYSMAVSLPAELLQAEIGHLLLLDAERGELVVEYSQGMPERRVSGKRSVPLGQGLAGWVAANRKPLLVEDFSSQDTFSPVSSIGYERKTAISAPVMISDELIGVISLINRRNRMPFSEGEKTLLATIASETAMAIHNALLLEKIQKSYFSMVQSLIVAVESKDMYTKGHSERVTQYSLLIAEQMGLTMDQLEVVQQASVLHDIGKITIDLSILNKPTTLNSEEYDKIMDHPLTGYRILEPIDFDDKIKQCVLQHHERLDGKGYPNGMREEEIFLESRILAAADAFDAMTTKRPYRDPMNISEALREMEKHTGTQFDPDVVAVLKKIVNAMTSSGVSTMIV